The sequence GGGAAAGGGGTGTCATTGTCATCACACAGGAAAGAACAAGATATCAAATATCTAATACAGTAACCTACAAACCAAATTTGGATCATCATTTTGATACATTTACTTAGTTTGGTGAACCATGTCACCATTAGGGCATTTTGACAAACAGTGAATCTGTAAGTGAGCATGACCATTCATGGCAGTTAGCACTAATAACACATCAAAGAATTAGAGAAAATAGATGATTACGCTTACGATTACACAATTAAGTCTAATTTGAGTAAGGAATTAAGGCGTAGGGTTAAATCAGAAGAAATACCAGAGAAGACAAATATTGCAATTAACTTTCATTATTTGCACAATCAACAAAACTAATCCCAGAATGGGAATATCATGATGCGAACGAAATAGCTTTCGTAGAGTACTTTCATCGAGCAGCTGGCGTGCATAGAAAGAATATGCACCTGACTGCTTATGGCTAGAGCCCTCCTCTGCAGCGTCGGTGGCGAGGGCATCTCGAACTGCAACATCAAACACGGAAGAGATACTTGCATATGAAGAATAGGTTCTTAAATGAGTAATTTACTTGTGGCGTCACTTTTAAACACCTATTGCATTCGTGACGCTCTCAAGAGGCATGCATTCCTCATACAGTAAACAATCCGATTAATATGATGTAGTCGAGACAAAATCACACACCTCTTCTTGAGCAGCTTTTCTAATGTTCTCTTTTGCTTGTAAGTTAGCATTCCTTAGGCTAGCATGCAGCCTGCAAACACATAATCAAAATTGGTACCAAAAAAGTAAACTAAGaaggaaaatgaaaagaaaattacaagatTTTCTTACTTCTTGTATTGTTCATCCCATGACTCTAGGGTTGCCTGGCCGGACTGCACCTCCTCAAATGTGGGTAGCTGCTGAGCTAGAAGATCGAAGCCGGAACTGCAATGACTTGAGCAATTGCAGAGCATCCTGCGCAGAACCATTCAACCTAGGAAGAGATTTGCTTCCTCTGTACCTATACCTGCTTTCCCACAGGATGCAATTGCAGCAATGCTCTCTTCAAGCTGTGTAACTGCTTGGCTCCATTCCTTCTTCAGGTTCTCAACAGCTTGTGTGACTTCATTCATCTTTATATCTAAATGGATCAATTCAGCAGACTTGCCAAGCTGACATGCAAAATCAATAACAGGCAAGCTTATAACAAAAACAGAATCTGGTTTTGAACTTTTGATACCTAGAAACTACAGAATGAGGTGACATCCAACATGAATGAATGAGCAACTTTAGAAAATGTCCTACACGGATGATCCCTCACAGAAGTGAAGCATAACGATTGTTCCTCAACCAGGCATCACATGCACATTCAGAACAGagcaaaaaatatgtatatatttctttccaaagaaagaagtcaaccATATAGCACCACATCAAACCCCAATTATGAGCTAATGAACAAAAATATCATAGCCTACAAAATACCAGTGTTTTATTCCTACTCCCGAATCTCTTCCATGTACTAATGTGTGCACCGCTCCGGCTTAAGAccaaagttcaaaatgaacacTAGCCAAATACTGAAAAATCGTTATGGTCTGTAACATTCAGCTAGTAAACTGAAAATTACCAGCATGCATATAAGTAACTGCCAACTGAAAATTTTCACAGATACACCAAAATTGGTATAAGTTCCTACTAAAAATTTAATTGTTTCTAATGTTTTTGGCCCTGAAACACCGACTACAGGCTAAAATAAGTGCTCTGCAAGGACATACATCAGCTCATCCGTATCGAGAAATTCTCTTCCAGTCAAATAATCACTAATAAGTAGCCCCGAATTCTGAGTTCCGGTAGtgttctcttcctcttcttccagATCCCAAACACACCACTCATGAACAAATCGGAGGTGATTCAAGGATGGAAATTCAGTCGATTGAAATCGTCAGACAACCGCATTGTTGCAAATGGTTAATTTCGAGCTCAAGCTAACCTTTGTGTCTACCTATTTTTCACACAACGCCCCCGACACGAGATGATTGGTCGCTCTCCCTCCCCAGCCGAAGACGATGGATTCATGGTCAGGTGGTACTTTCCCTCCCCCTCGTCCGCGGCACAGGTCCGCGAGAAGGTGGTTTGACGGAGAAACCCTAGGTGCAGAAGGAGCAGGGAGGAAGAACAGGATGGCACAATCAGATCTAGGGTCTCTGTTGGAGGAGGGCAAATCGCTGGCGGTGGAGATCTGGGGGAAGAGGGGAACGCGGCGGTGATTTCGGGAGGACACGGTGCGGTGATCTGGGGAGGACGCAGAGCGGTTCATGCACAAGGGCGAGGGTGGGGGCGGCGGGGCCGGGTGGTTGGCGAGGTAAGGAGGATGAACGGATAAGTCGGTCAGATTTTTCTCGGTTTTTATTAGGTTTTTGGTGGTTTCTTATCTGGTTTTTTATTAGTGGAGCGAGGAAACAGAGGCTGAAGGAGGTCAGGTACGAACTAACTCGTTTTAAGTCACTTCTAATACTTTATTTCTGAGATGATatttaaaagaaaagagaataaaaaatcgatattaaaaaataagcttACAATGAATGTAATGTCTTGCTAGTTTCTTGAGATGTTTTCAAGTAATTTA is a genomic window of Phragmites australis chromosome 24, lpPhrAust1.1, whole genome shotgun sequence containing:
- the LOC133907065 gene encoding uncharacterized protein LOC133907065 isoform X1, with translation MVLRRMLCNCSSHCSSGFDLLAQQLPTFEEVQSGQATLESWDEQYKKLHASLRNANLQAKENIRKAAQEEFEMPSPPTLQRRALAISSQFAEEEEGRTIASELGSPLLAGLLPMDLSLLLPNADDKT
- the LOC133907065 gene encoding uncharacterized protein LOC133907065 isoform X2, with amino-acid sequence MVLRRMLCNCSSHCSSGFDLLAQQLPTFEEVQSGQATLESWDEQYKKLHASLRNANLQAKENIRKAAQEEFAEEEEGRTIASELGSPLLAGLLPMDLSLLLPNADDKT